A portion of the Macaca thibetana thibetana isolate TM-01 chromosome 9, ASM2454274v1, whole genome shotgun sequence genome contains these proteins:
- the UCMA gene encoding unique cartilage matrix-associated protein, translated as MTWRQALLLSCFSAVVLLSMLREGTGASVGTTQAAKEEASEDAKQRIFMQESDASNFLKRRGKRSPKSRDEVNAENRQKLRADELRREYYEEQRNEFENFVEEQNDEQEERSREAVEQWRQWHYDGLYPSYLYNRHHI; from the exons ATGACTTGGAGACAGGCCCTCCTGCTGTCTTGCTTCTCCGCCGTGGTGCTCCTGTCTA TGCTGAGAGAGGGAACCGGTGCATCTGTGGGCACCACACAGGCGGCGAAAGAAGAGGCGAGTGAAG ATGCAAAACAGAGGATTTTCATGCAGGAATCAGATGCCTCGAATTTCCTCAAGAGGCGCGGCAAGCGGTCCCCCAAGTCCCGAGATGAGGTCAATG CGGAAAACAGGCAGAAGCTTCGGGCCGACGAGCTGCGGAGAGAATATTACGAGGAACAAAGGAATGAATTTGAGAACTTTGTGGAGGAACAAAACGATG AGCAGGAAGAGAGGAGCCGGGAGGCTGTGGAGCAGTGGCGCCAGTGGCACTATGACGGCTTGTACCCATCCTATCTCTACAATCGCCACCACATCTGA